The following proteins are co-located in the Vigna unguiculata cultivar IT97K-499-35 unplaced genomic scaffold, ASM411807v1 contig_551, whole genome shotgun sequence genome:
- the LOC114172432 gene encoding uncharacterized protein LOC114172432 has translation MESARLAAEATQQRHLEALHQLGENRSVAENRLPYIEYLLAGEVVHWWSSMKMMLEDSREPITWKLFKKKFYAEYFPNSVKYTKEVEFLQLMQGDMKFENGLRGDLKLMVAPLSIKEFPALVKKARVMDKLKVEVEAQQRTCHRCGHEGHFIKDCPAGRSTVSRPPSQPQPYQTRGGAEAARSGNRIIASCVIVGRSLHVLYDSGATHSLVSESKVVELGLPMRELQYDLVVSTPASGLVRTSIVCARCLIEVEGSKYRVNLICLPLEGLDVILGMDWLSANHILIDCNEKKVLFPSLEEEYLLMSSQQVDKAMKEGSQCFLILTQLSVETGSINTETPMVRDF, from the exons ATGGAGTCTGCAAGACTAGCAGCAGAGGCGACTCAGCAGAGGCATTTGGAAGCCCTGCATCAGCTAGGAGAAAACCGTTCAGTAGCGG AGAACAGATTACCATACATTGAGTACCTTCTTGCTGGAGAGGTCGTGCATTGGTGGTCCAGCATGAAGATGATGTTGGAAGATAGTAGGGAACCCATCACTTGGAAGTTGTTTAAGAAGAAGTTCTATGCTGAGTACTTCCCAAATAGTGTGAAGTACACAAAGGAGGTTGAGTTCTTGCAGCTGATGCAAGGAGACAT gaagtttgagaatgggCTGAGAGGCGATCTCAAACTCATGGTGGCTCCACTCTCTATCAAGGAATTCCCTGCCTTGGTAAAGAAGGCAAGAGTAATGGATAAGCTTAAGGTTGAAGTTGAAGCTCAGCA GAGGACATGTCATAGATGTGGCCATGAGGGCCACTTCATCAAGGATTGCCCCGCTGGTAGGAGTACAGTGTCGAGGCCTCCATCACAACCTCAGCCATATCAGACGAGGGGAGGTGCAGAGGCAGCCAGATCAGGTAATCGTATCATCGCATCTTGTGTGATTGTTGGTAGGAGCTTACATGTTCTATATGATTCGGGAGCGACGCACTCCCTTGTGTCGGAATCTAAAGTGGTAGAGTTGGGTCTTCCGATGAGGGAACTCCAGTATGACCTGGTGGTGTCCACGCCTGCTTCTGGGTTAGTCAGAACCTCGATAGTGTGTGCTAGGTGTCTGATCGAGGTTGAGGGGAGCAAGTACAGGGTAAACCTTATTTGTTTACCTCTGGAAGGGTTAGATGtaatcttgggaatggattggctatCTGCCAATCACATTCTCATTGATTGCAACGAGAAAAAGGTGTTGTTTCCTAGCTTGGAAGAAGAATATTTGTTGATGTCCTCCCAGCAGGTGGATAAAGCAATGAAGGAAGGATCTCAGTGTTTCTTGATTCTGACTCAACTATCTGTTGAGACTGGAAGCATAAATACTGAAACACCTATGGTAAGGGACTTCTAA